In a genomic window of Ipomoea triloba cultivar NCNSP0323 chromosome 3, ASM357664v1:
- the LOC116012219 gene encoding pentatricopeptide repeat-containing protein At4g30700 isoform X1, which produces MICRGAAATVLRDRNLFLSLITKAANLPQLTQTHAQLILNGLSNDLIAVTKLTQRFSDLNAIAHAKLIFNAFNCISPPDLFLYNVILRGFSQNNSPFDSLSMYLRLRGKTKLIPDNFTYSFVVSGVSSSGYEKFGVLLHGHAIVSGYGSDLFVGSALVDMYMNFERIGHACKVFDGITGPDTVVWNTMVSGLARNCCFDDAVRVFRNMVVSGTPFDSTTLSVVLTAVAELQALRLGMMVHCLAVKAGYHFHDYVITGLISAYSKCGDVKTAEMLFEQIRKPDLISYNAMIAGFSCNSEIESSVRLFNKLLLSEQKVKSSTIVGLIPVYFPFGHLDLSCSIHGLCLKTGMITNPSVSTALTTVYCRLNEIESARQLFNESPEKSLASWNAMISGYTQNGLTEMAISLFLEMQKLDIHPNPVTITSILSACAQLGALSIGKWVHELINKENFESNIYVLTALVDMYAKCGSIDKARQLFDAMLEKNVVTWNAMISGYGLHGYGRESLMLFDKMLGSGVHPTGVTFLSLLYACSHAGLVVEGENVFYSMVHNHGIKPLSEHYACMVDLLGRAGKLEKALDFINKMPVEPGPAEWGALLAACMIHKDSNLAQLASEKLFELDTENVGYYVLLSNIYSADRNYPQAASVRQMVKKRKLAKIPGCTLIEVDGHPYVFKSSDQSHPQSSAIYAKLEELMEKMREAGFQAETSIALHDVEEEEKELMVKVHSEKLAISFGLITSEPGTEIRIIKNLRVCIDCHNFTKFISKITGRVIVVRDANRFHHFKDGTCSCGDYW; this is translated from the coding sequence ATGATCTGCAGAGGCGCAGCAGCTACAGTACTGCGAGATAGAAACTTGTTTCTCAGCCTAATCACCAAGGCTGCTAACCTCCCTCAACTCACCCAAACTCACGCTCAATTGATCCTCAACGGCCTTAGCAACGACCTAATAGCCGTAACGAAGCTAACCCAGAGGTTCTCTGATCTCAATGCCATAGCTCATGCCAAGCTCATCTTCAACGCCTTCAATTGCATCAGCCCTCCTGATCTATTTCTCTACAATGTTATCCTCAGAGGGTTCTCTCAGAACAACTCGCCCTTTGATTCTCTCTCCATGTACCTCCGCCTTCGCGGGAAAACGAAACTTATACCCGATAATTTCACGTACTCGTTCGTTGTTTCGGGTGTTTCTTCATCTGGGTATGAGAAGTTTGGGGTGTTGCTCCATGGGCATGCAATCGTTTCCGGGTATGGCTCGGATTTGTTTGTTGGGTCTGCTTTGGTGGATATGTATATGAATTTCGAGAGAATTGGTCATGCGTGCAAGGTGTTTGATGGAATTACTGGTCCGGATACTGTGGTTTGGAACACCATGGTCTCTGGGCTGGCGAGgaattgttgttttgatgacgCAGTTCGGGTTTTTCGCAATATGGTTGTGAGTGGGACTCCATTTGATTCTACTACGTTGTCAGTAGTTCTTACAGCTGTGGCTGAGCTGCAGGCATTGAGGCTGGGGATGATGGTTCATTGCCTGGCTGTAAAGGCTGGGTATCATTTTCATGATTATGTGATTACAGGGTTGATTTCAGCCTATTCAAAATGTGGGGATGTTAAAACTGCAGAGATGTTGTTTGAACAAATTAGAAAACCAGATTTGATTTCATATAATGCAATGATTGCTGGGTTTTCCTGTAACAGTGAGATTGAATCTTCGGTGAGGCTATTCAATAAATTGCTTCTTTCAGAGCAGAAAGTTAAATCTAGCACTATTGTTGGTTTGATTCCAGTGTATTTTCCATTTGGTCATCTAGATCTTAGTTGTTCAATACATGGTCTTTGTTTGAAAACAGGGATGATTACAAATCCATCAGTTTCTACTGCACTGACTACGGTTTATTGTCGCCTGAATGAAATCGAATCAGCTAGGCAGCTATTTAATGAATCCCCAGAGAAAAGTTTGGCTTCTTGGAATGCTATGATATCGGGATATACACAAAATGGTCTGACAGAAATGGCAATTTCTCTCTTTCTTGAAATGCAAAAGTTAGATATCCATCCCAATCCTGTCACAATCACAAGTATACTTTCAGCTTGTGCTCAACTTGGAGCTCTAAGCATTGGAAAATGGGTCCATGAATTGATAAACAAGGAGAATTTTGAGTCCAACATTTATGTTCTAACTGCTTTAGTTGACATGTATGCAAAGTGTGGAAGCATTGACAAGGCTCGGCAATTATTTGATGCTATGCTGGAGAAAAATGTAGTCACTTGGAATGCCATGATTTCTGGTTATGGCCTACATGGATATGGCCGTGAATCATTAATGCTCTTTGATAAAATGCTTGGTTCTGGAGTTCACCCAACCGGAGTTACTTTTCTTTCTCTACTTTATGCTTGCAGTCATGCTGGTTTGGTAGTAGAAGGTGAGAATGTTTTCTATTCCATGGTTCATAATCATGGCATTAAGCCCTTGTCTGAACATTATGCTTGCATGGTAGACCTCTTAGGTCGAGCTGGGAAACTAGAAAAGGCCCTGGACTTCATAAACAAGATGCCTGTGGAGCCTGGTCCAGCAGAATGGGGTGCTCTGTTAGCTGCTTGCATGATCCACAAGGACTCTAATCTTGCTCAATTGGCCTCTGAAAAGTTGTTTGAATTGGATACTGAGAATGTTGGGTACTATGTACTtctatcaaatatatattctgCAGACCGCAACTATCCTCAGGCTGCTTCAGTAAGGCAAATGGTTAAAAAGAGAAAGCTAGCTAAGATCCCCGGATGTACTCTAATTGAAGTTGATGGCCACCCATATGTCTTTAAATCTAGTGACCAATCACACCCTCAATCTTCTGCCATTTATGCAAAGCTCGAGGAATTGATGGAAAAGATGAGGGAGGCTGGATTTCAGGCGGAGACCAGCATAGCATTGCATGATGTGGAAGAGGAGGAAAAGGAGTTAATGGTTAAAGTTCATAGTGAGAAGCTAGCCATTTCGTTTGGGCTTATAACTTCTGAACCAGGAACTGAGATCAGGATAATCAAGAACCTAAGGGTCTGCATTGATTGCCATAATTTCACTAAATTTATTTCCAAGATCACTGGGAGAGTTATTGTTGTGAGGGATGCCAATAGGTTTCACCATTTCAAAGATGGAACATGTTCTTGTGGAGATTATTGGTGA
- the LOC116012219 gene encoding pentatricopeptide repeat-containing protein At4g30700 isoform X2, whose amino-acid sequence MICRGAAATVLRDRNLFLSLITKAANLPQLTQTHAQLILNGLSNDLIAVTKLTQRFSDLNAIAHAKLIFNAFNCISPPDLFLYNVILRGFSQNNSPFDSLSMYLRLRGKTKLIPDNFTYSFVVSGVSSSGYEKFGVLLHGHAIVSGYGSDLFVGSALVDMYMNFERIGHACKVFDGITGPDTVVWNTMVSGLARNCCFDDAVRVFRNMVVSGTPFDSTTLSVVLTAVAELQALRLGMMVHCLAVKAGYHFHDYVITGLISAYSKCGDVKTAEMLFEQIRKPDLISYNAMIAGFSCNSEIESSVRLFNKLLLSEQKVKSSTIVGLIPVYFPFGHLDLSCSIHGLCLKTGMITNPSVSTALTTVYCRLNEIESARQLFNESPEKSLASWNAMISGYTQNGLTEMAISLFLEMQKLDIHPNPVTITSILSACAQLGALSIGKWVHELINKENFESNIYVLTALVDMYAKCGSIDKARQLFDAMLEKNVVTWNAMISGYGLHGYGRESLMLFDKMLGSGVHPTGVTFLSLLYACSHAGLVVEDLLGRAGKLEKALDFINKMPVEPGPAEWGALLAACMIHKDSNLAQLASEKLFELDTENVGYYVLLSNIYSADRNYPQAASVRQMVKKRKLAKIPGCTLIEVDGHPYVFKSSDQSHPQSSAIYAKLEELMEKMREAGFQAETSIALHDVEEEEKELMVKVHSEKLAISFGLITSEPGTEIRIIKNLRVCIDCHNFTKFISKITGRVIVVRDANRFHHFKDGTCSCGDYW is encoded by the exons ATGATCTGCAGAGGCGCAGCAGCTACAGTACTGCGAGATAGAAACTTGTTTCTCAGCCTAATCACCAAGGCTGCTAACCTCCCTCAACTCACCCAAACTCACGCTCAATTGATCCTCAACGGCCTTAGCAACGACCTAATAGCCGTAACGAAGCTAACCCAGAGGTTCTCTGATCTCAATGCCATAGCTCATGCCAAGCTCATCTTCAACGCCTTCAATTGCATCAGCCCTCCTGATCTATTTCTCTACAATGTTATCCTCAGAGGGTTCTCTCAGAACAACTCGCCCTTTGATTCTCTCTCCATGTACCTCCGCCTTCGCGGGAAAACGAAACTTATACCCGATAATTTCACGTACTCGTTCGTTGTTTCGGGTGTTTCTTCATCTGGGTATGAGAAGTTTGGGGTGTTGCTCCATGGGCATGCAATCGTTTCCGGGTATGGCTCGGATTTGTTTGTTGGGTCTGCTTTGGTGGATATGTATATGAATTTCGAGAGAATTGGTCATGCGTGCAAGGTGTTTGATGGAATTACTGGTCCGGATACTGTGGTTTGGAACACCATGGTCTCTGGGCTGGCGAGgaattgttgttttgatgacgCAGTTCGGGTTTTTCGCAATATGGTTGTGAGTGGGACTCCATTTGATTCTACTACGTTGTCAGTAGTTCTTACAGCTGTGGCTGAGCTGCAGGCATTGAGGCTGGGGATGATGGTTCATTGCCTGGCTGTAAAGGCTGGGTATCATTTTCATGATTATGTGATTACAGGGTTGATTTCAGCCTATTCAAAATGTGGGGATGTTAAAACTGCAGAGATGTTGTTTGAACAAATTAGAAAACCAGATTTGATTTCATATAATGCAATGATTGCTGGGTTTTCCTGTAACAGTGAGATTGAATCTTCGGTGAGGCTATTCAATAAATTGCTTCTTTCAGAGCAGAAAGTTAAATCTAGCACTATTGTTGGTTTGATTCCAGTGTATTTTCCATTTGGTCATCTAGATCTTAGTTGTTCAATACATGGTCTTTGTTTGAAAACAGGGATGATTACAAATCCATCAGTTTCTACTGCACTGACTACGGTTTATTGTCGCCTGAATGAAATCGAATCAGCTAGGCAGCTATTTAATGAATCCCCAGAGAAAAGTTTGGCTTCTTGGAATGCTATGATATCGGGATATACACAAAATGGTCTGACAGAAATGGCAATTTCTCTCTTTCTTGAAATGCAAAAGTTAGATATCCATCCCAATCCTGTCACAATCACAAGTATACTTTCAGCTTGTGCTCAACTTGGAGCTCTAAGCATTGGAAAATGGGTCCATGAATTGATAAACAAGGAGAATTTTGAGTCCAACATTTATGTTCTAACTGCTTTAGTTGACATGTATGCAAAGTGTGGAAGCATTGACAAGGCTCGGCAATTATTTGATGCTATGCTGGAGAAAAATGTAGTCACTTGGAATGCCATGATTTCTGGTTATGGCCTACATGGATATGGCCGTGAATCATTAATGCTCTTTGATAAAATGCTTGGTTCTGGAGTTCACCCAACCGGAGTTACTTTTCTTTCTCTACTTTATGCTTGCAGTCATGCTGGTTTGGTAGTAGAAG ACCTCTTAGGTCGAGCTGGGAAACTAGAAAAGGCCCTGGACTTCATAAACAAGATGCCTGTGGAGCCTGGTCCAGCAGAATGGGGTGCTCTGTTAGCTGCTTGCATGATCCACAAGGACTCTAATCTTGCTCAATTGGCCTCTGAAAAGTTGTTTGAATTGGATACTGAGAATGTTGGGTACTATGTACTtctatcaaatatatattctgCAGACCGCAACTATCCTCAGGCTGCTTCAGTAAGGCAAATGGTTAAAAAGAGAAAGCTAGCTAAGATCCCCGGATGTACTCTAATTGAAGTTGATGGCCACCCATATGTCTTTAAATCTAGTGACCAATCACACCCTCAATCTTCTGCCATTTATGCAAAGCTCGAGGAATTGATGGAAAAGATGAGGGAGGCTGGATTTCAGGCGGAGACCAGCATAGCATTGCATGATGTGGAAGAGGAGGAAAAGGAGTTAATGGTTAAAGTTCATAGTGAGAAGCTAGCCATTTCGTTTGGGCTTATAACTTCTGAACCAGGAACTGAGATCAGGATAATCAAGAACCTAAGGGTCTGCATTGATTGCCATAATTTCACTAAATTTATTTCCAAGATCACTGGGAGAGTTATTGTTGTGAGGGATGCCAATAGGTTTCACCATTTCAAAGATGGAACATGTTCTTGTGGAGATTATTGGTGA
- the LOC116012218 gene encoding cellulose synthase A catalytic subunit 7 [UDP-forming]-like, producing the protein MEASAGLVAGSHNRNELVVIHGHEEPKALKDLTGQVCEICGDEVGLTVDGDLFVACNECGFPACRPCYEYERREGTQHCPQCKTRYKRLKGSPRVEGDEDEEDIDDIEHEFKIDDEKNTNRNIVETMLHGKMSYGRGQEDEDTVQYPPVIAGMRSHPVSGEFPISSHPNGDQQMLGSSLHRRIHPYPMSEPESARWDDKKEGSWKERMDEWKTQQYGNLGAEHDDYADPNMALVDEARQPLSRKVPIASSKINPYRMVIVARLVILALFLRYRILNPVHDAIGLWLTSIVCEIWFAFSWILDQFPKWFPIDRETYLDRLSFRYEREGEPNMLAPVDVFVSTVDPFKEPPLVTANTVLSILAMDYPVEKISCYISDDGASMCTFESLSETAEFARKWVPFCKKFAIEPRAPEMYFSQKIDYLKDKVQATFVKDRRAMKREYEEFKVRINALVAKATKVPPGGWIMQDGTPWPGNNTRDHPGMIQVFLGQSGGPDVEGNELPRLVYVSREKRPGFQHHKKAGAMNALVRVSGVLTNAPFMLNLDCDHYLNNSKAVREAMCFLMDQTIGRKVCYVQFPQRFDGIDKHDRYANRNTVFFDINMKGLDGIQGPVYVGTGCVFRRQALYGYDPPKRAKRPKMVSCDCCPCFGRRKALENYTKHGVNGDAANVEGFNDDKEVLMSEMNFEKKFGQSAIFVTSTLMVDGGVPPSSSPAALLKEAIHVISCGYEDKTEWGTELGWIYGSITEDILTGFKMHCRGWRSVYCMPKLAAFKGSAPINLSDRLNQVLRWALGSVEIFFSRHSPVWYGYKGGKLKWLERFSYVNTTVYPFTSLPLLAYCTLPAICLLTGKFIMPEISTLASLFFIALFLSIFATGILELRWSGVSIEEWWRNEQFWVIGGISAHLFAVVQGLLKVLAGIDTNFTVTSKAVDDEEFGELYTFKWTTLLIPPTTILIINLVGVVAGISDAINNGSQSWGPLFGKLFFAFWVIVHLYPFLKGLMGRQNRTPTIVVIWSVLLASIFSLLWVRIDPFVLKTKGPDVKQCGLNC; encoded by the exons ATGGAAGCCAGCGCGGGGCTCGTTGCTGGTTCTCATAATCGAAATGAGCTGGTTGTCATCCATGGCCATGAAGAg CCTAAGGCATTGAAGGATTTGACTGGACAAGTTTGTGAGATATGTGGAGATGAAGTAGGGCTAACAGTGGATGGAGATCTGTTTGTGGCATGCAATGAGTGTGGTTTTCCGGCATGCCGCCCATGCTATGAGTATGAGAGAAGAGAAGGAACTCAACACTGCCCCCAGTGCAAGACCAGATACAAACGCCTCAaag GGAGTCCAAGGGTGGAAGGAGATGAAGATGAGGAAGATATTGATGACATCGAGCATGAATTTAAGATTGATGATGAGAAAAATACAAACAGAAACATTGTTGAAACAATGCTTCATGGTAAGATGAGCTATGGAAGAGGACAAGAAGATGAGGACACTGTACAGTACCCTCCTGTCATAGCAGGCATGCGCTCTCATCCG GTAAGTGGGGAATTCCCAATATCAAGTCACCCTAATGGAGATCAGCAGATGCTAGGATCATCTCTTCACAGAAGAATCCATCCCTATCCAATGTCAGAGCCTGAGAGTGCGAGGTGGGATGATAAAAAAGAAGGAAGCTGGAAAGAAAGAATGGATGAATGGAAAACGCAACAGTATGGAAATTTGGGAGCTGAACACGATGACTATGCTGATCCTAATATGGCCTT GGTGGATGAGGCAAGACAACCATTATCAAGGAAAGTACCAATTGCATCAAGCAAGATCAACCCTTACCGGATGGTGATTGTGGCCAGGCTGGTGATTTTAGCTCTCTTCCTCCGCTATCGAATCCTCAACCCTGTTCATGATGCCATTGGCCTCTGGCTAACTTCCATAGTATGTGAGATCTGGTTTGCCTTCTCCTGGATCCTTGATCAGTTCCCCAAATGGTTCCCCATTGACCGCGAGACCTACCTTGACCGTCTTTCTTTCAG ATATGAGAGGGAGGGAGAACCAAATATGCTAGCTCCAGTGGATGTCTTTGTCAGTACAGTGGATCCCTTTAAGGAACCTCCTCTCGTTACCGCTAACACAGTCCTCTCAATATTAGCAATGGACTACCCAGTTGAGAAAATATCATGCTATATATCTGATGATGGTGCCTCAATGTGTACCTTTGAATCACTGTCCGAAACTGCTGAATTTGCCCGCAAATGGGTTCCCTTCTGCAAAAAGTTTGCCATAGAGCCACGAGCACCAGAGATGTACTTCTCTCAGAAAATAGATTACCTCAAGGACAAAGTTCAGGCAACATTTGTCAAGGATAGACGAGCAATGAAG AGAGAATATGAAGAGTTCAAGGTTAGAATTAATGCACTCGTTGCAAAAGCCACTAAAGTTCCTCCGGGAGGGTGGATCATGCAAGATGGAACACCTTGGCCAGGAAATAATACGAGGGACCATCCTGGCATGATCCAAGTTTTTTTGGGCCAAAGTGGAGGACCTGATGTGGAAGGAAATGAGCTTCCTCGCCTTGTTTATGTATCTCGTGAGAAGAGGCCAGGCTTCCAGCATCACAAAAAAGCTGGTGCTATGAATGCCCTG GTTCGTGTCTCTGGAGTTCTTACCAATGCGCCCTTCATGCTTAACTTGGATTGTGATCATTACTTAAACAACAGCAAAGCAGTGAGAGAAGCAATGTGTTTTTTGATGGACCAAACAATAGGAAGAAAAGTTTGCTATGTCCAGTTTCCTCAAAGATTTGATGGAATAGACAAGCACGATAGATATGCAAACAGAAACACAGTCTTCTTTGAT ATTAACATGAAAGGCCTAGATGGAATACAAGGCCCTGTATATGTCGgtacaggatgtgtttttagaagACAAGCTTTATATGGATATGACCCTCCAAAGCGTGCTAAGCGTCCAAAAATGGTGAGCTGTGACTGTTGCCCATGCTTTGGACGCAGAAAAGCACTTGAGAATTATACTAAACATGGAGTAAATGGCGATGCTGCAAATGTTGAAG GATTTAATGATGATAAGGAGGTACTGATGTCTGAGATGAATTTTGAAAAGAAGTTTGGACAATCAGCAATATTTGTGACCtcaactttgatggttgatGGTGGTGTACCACCTTCATCAAGCCCTGCAGCTTTACTCAAAGAAGCCATCCATGTGATCAGTTGTGGCTATGAAGACAAGACAGAATGGGGAACTGAG TTAGGTTGGATTTACGGTTCAATCACAGAGGATATCTTAACGGGTTTCAAGATGCATTGTCGTGGCTGGAGGTCAGTCTACTGCATGCCCAAATTGGCCGCATTCAAGGGTTCAGCTCCCATCAATCTATCAGATCGTCTAAACCAAGTCCTTCGTTGGGCTCTTGGTTCAGTTGAGATATTTTTCAGTCGGCACAGCCCAGTTTGGTATGGCTACAAGGGAGGAAAGCTCAAGTGGCTTGAGCGATTTTCATATGTCAACACAACTGTCTATCCTTTCACATCCTTACCTCTCCTAGCCTACTGTACTCTCCCTGCCATCTGCTTACTCACTGGAAAATTCATTATGCCAGAG ATAAGTACCCTCGCAAGTCTCTTCTTCATCGCTCTTTTCCTCTCAATCTTTGCTACGGGCATTCTAGAGCTTAGGTGGAGTGGTGTTAGCATTGAGGAATGGTGGAGAAATGAGCAGTTCTGGGTTATTGGAGGAATATCTGCTCACCTCTTTGCAGTTGTACAAGGTCTTCTGAAGGTTTTGGCTGGAATAGATACCAACTTCACTGTCACATCTAAGGCAGTAGATGATGAGGAATTTGGAGAACTATACACCTTTAAATGGACAACACTCCTAATCCCGCCCACAACAATCCTAATAATCAACCTAGTTGGGGTTGTGGCTGGAATCTCTGATGCCATAAACAATGGTTCCCAATCTTGGGGTCCCCTCTTTGGAAAGCTCTTCTTTGCTTTCTGGGTTATTGTTCATTTATACCCATTCCTTAAAGGTCTTATGGGTCGGCAGAACAGGACACCAACCATTGTTGTTATATGGTCAGTACTCTTGGCTTCCATCTTTTCTTTGCTATGGGTTAGAATTGATCCGTTTGTGCTAAAAACCAAGGGACCTGATGTCAAGCAATGCGGACTCAACTGCTGA
- the LOC116013536 gene encoding translation initiation factor IF3-4, chloroplastic-like — protein sequence MAGLASTFTFKPFLSKPNPLSLPYHHTTLFTLRLRSPTFFLSTSTSTAISARYGGRRPRDYDDDDDDEALDISSIRSDKVRLIDQQQNMVGIVSKSEAVQRAEDAELDLVILSPEADPPVVRIMDYNKYRYELQKKKKDQQKKSAASRMDLKELKMGYNIDVHDYSVRLKAAQKFLKEGDKVKVIVNLKGRENEFRSKAVELLKQFQNDVGELATLEGKNFNDRNMFIILVPNKAIAQKAQEQPKKKEKSATEVSAGV from the exons ATGGCTGGTCTCGCCAGCACCTTCACATTCAAACCCTTTCTCTCTAAACCCAATCCCCTCTCCCTTCCTTATCATCACACCACCCTCTTCACCCTCCGCCTCCGCTCTCCTACCTTCTTTCTctccacctccacctccaccgCCATCTCCGCCCGCTATGGCGGCCGTCGTCCTCGCGACTATGATGATGACGACGACGACGAAGCCCTTGATATCTCTTCCATCAG GTCAGACAAAGTCAGGCTTATAGATCAACAACAAAATATG GTTGGGATAGTGTCAAAAAGTGAAGCTGTTCAAAGAGCTGAGGATGCTGAACTTGATTTG GTTATTTTATCTCCGGAAGCAGACCCTCCTGTTGTTAGAATAATGGATTACAA TAAATACAGATATGAActgcaaaagaagaaaaaagaccAGCAGAAGAAAAGTGCAG CCAGCCGCATGGATCTGAAGGAATTGAAAATGGG TTACAACATTGATGTGCATGATTATTCTGTGCGATTGAAAGCTGCTCAGAAGTTTCTAAAAGAGGGTGATAAG GTGAAAGTTATTGTGAATTTAAAGGGCCGTGAGAATGAGTTCAGAAGTAAGGCTGTTGAGCTACTCAAGCAATTTCAAAATGATGTTGGAGAG CTTGCTACTCTGGAGGGAAAGAATTTCAATGACCGGAACATGTTTATCATTCTGGTTCCGAATAAAGCTATTGCACAGAAAGCTCAAGAACAGCCGAAGAAAAAGGAGAAATCAGCAACTGAAGTCTCTGCTGGTGTTTGA
- the LOC116013189 gene encoding cytochrome P450 85A1-like encodes MEVVIWLSIGFFSLFFILVKWNHIRFSRKGVPPGTFGLPFVGETLNFLQQGPAFMAQRRSRYGDMYKTHILGGPTVVSSDPDVNRYILMNEAKGLVPGYPKSNRDVMGKYNIAMMHGPNHKLFRGSLLSLVGTPMIRHHLLPKIDKYMKLYLQDFHGRTTIDIQQETLGVVDSEPSSLRIAFKQEFDKMADGAISLPLNIPGTAYHAALKARKNAIKMMREMVDRRRASKEMYNDLVDQLLGKVETKYELSDEQIYDQIITILYSGYETLSKTSMMCLKYLHDHPKALQHLRDEHFKIREGKTPDDPITWDDYKSMTFTRAVILETLRLSTVVNGVLRQTTQDLVLNGSLIPKAWRIFVYVRELNYDPIVYPEPYAFNPWRWLEDKNLESHNYYLAFGGGCRLCPGKEWGIVKISIFLHHFVTQYRWEEIQEAKIKKFPRVEAVNGLHVRVSKY; translated from the exons ATGGAGGTTGTGATTTGGTTGAGCATTggtttcttctctcttttcttcatTTTAGTAAAATGGAACCACATAAGGTTCAGCAGGAAAGGGGTGCCCCCTGGTACTTTTGGATTGCCCTTTGTTGGTGAAACACTCAATTTTCTACAGCAAGGACCAGCTTTCATGGCTCAACGCAGATCA AGGTATGGAGATATGTATAAAACACATATATTGGGTGGTCCCACAGTTGTATCCAGCGATCCTGATGTGAACAGATACATCTTGATGAATGAAGCAAAGGGTCTTGTCCCAGGGTACCCTAAGTCCAACAGGGATGTTATGGGCAAGTACAATATTGCTATGATGCATGGCCCTAATCACAAACTGTTTAGGGGCTCTTTGCTCTCTCTTGTGGGGACTCCCATGATCAGACACCATCTGCTGCCCAAGATTGACAAATACATGAAGCTTTACCTCCAAGATTTTCATGGCAGAACAACTATTGATATTCAACAGGAAACCCTAGGT GTAGTGGACAGTGAACCAAGTTCACTTCGCATAGCATTCAAACAAGAATTTGATAAGATGGCAGATGGAGCTATATCTTTACCTCTTAACATTCCTGGTACTGCTTACCATGCAGCATTAAAG GCAAGGAAAAATGCCATAAAAATGATGAGAGAAATGGTGGATAGGAGGAGAGCTTCAAAGGAAATGTACAATGACTTGGTTGATCAACTATTGGGGAAAGTGGAGACAAAATATGAGCTAAGTGATGAGCAGATATATGATCAGATCATTACCATTTTGTACTCTGGATATGAAACTCTCTCTAAAACTTCCATGATGTGCCTCAAGTATCTTCACGATCACCCCAAGGCTTTACAACACCTCAGG GATGAGCATTTCAAAATTCGCGAAGGGAAGACACCAGATGATCCAATCACTTGGGATGATTATAAATCCATGACTTTTACTCGTGCt gtcATTCTTGAAACTTTAAGGCTTTCAACGGTTGTCAATGGGGTTTTGAGGCAGACAACTCAAGATCTTGTTCTCaatg GATCATTGATTCCAAAAGCATGGAGAATCTTTGTTTACGTAAGAGAGCTGAACTATGATCCCATTGTTTACCCAGAGCCATATGCTTTTAATCCATGGAGGTGGTTAGAG GATAAAAATTTGGAGAGCCATAACTACTACTTAGCATTTGGGGGAGGATGTCGGCTTTGCCCAGGAAAGGAATGGGGAATTGTTAAGATATCTATTTTTCTTCACCACTTTGTCACTCAATACAG aTGGGAAGAAATTCAAGAAGCCAAAATCAAGAAATTCCCTAGAGTTGAAGCAGTAAATGGATTGCATGTCAGGGTGAGCAAGTACTGA